TTGCTGTATATGAAAAAGATCCTAGAGAATATCAAAAAATGACAAAAAAATTCTTAGGTAAAGATAAAGTAGAAAGCGTAGAAGCGTGTGATTTAAAACGCGAATTCAAAGAGGGCAAGGCTATAAATGTCGAACTTCCAAATTCCAATCAAAACTATAAAGCGGATTTAGTGCTTTTGGCTATGGGTTTTAGCGGAAGTGAAGATGCTATCGCTAGTAATTTTGGAGTAAGTTTGGATGGGAAAAACAATGTCAAAACAAAGAATTTCCAAACCACACATGAAAAAATCTTTGCTTGTGGAGATGCTAGAAAAGGACAATCTTTAGTCGTTTGGGCTATAAAAGATGGTATAGAGTGTGCTTTAAACATACATGAGAATTTAGCAAAGCAATCATAAAAGTTTAAAACTTTTGCGATGAAGCTTGCAAATTCCAAATTTTGCTATCAATTCCTTATGGGCTTTTGTCCCATAAGCCTTGTTTTTTTCAAACTCATAGCAAGGAAAATCTTTAGCTAAAAAATTCATCACCCTATCTTTACTCACCTTTGCAAGTATACTTGCTGCACTTACTTGTTTGATATTGGCATCGGCTTTGATTTGAGTTTTTATACCGCTAATACCTAAATTTGTATTGCCATCGTATAAGAAATTATTTTCTGTTTTAAAGTGTTTTTTTATGAGTGTTAAACCCATTTTTAAACAAGCGCTAAGCCCTATTTCATCAATTTTTTCTGAAGAAAAAGCAAGGATGAGATAATCTGAATGAAGCAAGATGATTTCATAAAGTTCTTCGCGCCTTTTTTCGCTCAATTTTTTAGAATCACAAAGTCCCTCAAGATCTTTGTGTAGTTTACAAGCTGCCATCATCATAGGACCTGCTAAGGCACCTCGTCCTGCTTCATCAATGCCAACTAAATCAATATCAAATGGAGTTAAAAGTTCGTTTTCTTCAAATAAAGTTTTCAAATTTTCTCTAAGAAAGGGCGAAAAATCGCCCAAGGATTTAGCCTAAAAATTCACGCTTAAAGTATTCTTTAGGTGCTTTACATAAAGGACAGGCTGCAGGAGCTTTTTTGCCACGATGGATATGTCCACAAACTTCACAAACCCATAGTTCTTCTACTTCGCTATTAAAGAATTCTTCCTCTTCAAGCATTTTTTTAAGGG
The window above is part of the Campylobacter coli genome. Proteins encoded here:
- a CDS encoding ribonuclease HII, producing the protein MKTLFEENELLTPFDIDLVGIDEAGRGALAGPMMMAACKLHKDLEGLCDSKKLSEKRREELYEIILLHSDYLILAFSSEKIDEIGLSACLKMGLTLIKKHFKTENNFLYDGNTNLGISGIKTQIKADANIKQVSAASILAKVSKDRVMNFLAKDFPCYEFEKNKAYGTKAHKELIAKFGICKLHRKSFKLL